A stretch of DNA from Candidatus Pseudomonas phytovorans:
AATACTCGAAGTAATAACCGCAATAGCGCGACAGGTTGCCCGCATGATCGTGCAGCGGACGGAACAGTTCGCTGATCGGGTCGCTGGGCTGCTCGGCCAGGGTGGACACCCGGGCGCCGATCAGCCGGGAAAACTGCTCGGCCGGCAGGTTCAGTTCGTAATCCTCGACGCCGAAGAAGTCGCCAATACGCTTGAGGTTGAACGCCGTCGGACGGCTCTGCCCGCTCAGGTACTTGTTGAACTGCGCGCGGTTGATCGAGAGCTGCCGGCAAACTTCGGAGATAGAGCGGTAGTGGCTGCAGGCCAGCTTCAGGTTGGTAGCGAAATGATCGCTCATGTGCGGAATCCAGGTGACGCGAATGACGCCATTGTAGCATCAAGTCGCATCAAGTCAGAGCAACCCGCGAAATTGTAACGACTCTTGTCATGGCCAACCATTCGCCCCAACGAATAGCGGTGCGCCTGCCGTCCGCTGGTCATTCCACACGAAGAATAAGAATCGAGGTCATTTTCCAATGCTCGAAGTACTCAACGATTTCCTCTCGGGGAAACTCCTCATCGTGCTGATCGTAGGGCTGGGTAGCTACTTCACTATCCGTTCGCGTTTTGTTCAGTTCCGTCATTTCGGCCACATGTTCACCGTGTTCAAGGAATCGCTGCGTGGCCAGGCAGGCCAGCTGAGCTCCTTCCAGGCCCTGATGCTGAGCCTGGCCGGCCGTGTTGGCGCCGGTAACATTGCCGGTGTCGGTATCGCCGTGACCTTGGGTGGCCCAGGCGCCGTGTTCTGGATGTGGGTCACCGCACTGGTGGGCATGTCCAGCAGCTTCTTCGAATGCACCCTGGCCCAGGTCTACAAGCGCGCCGACGGCGATGGCCTGTACCGTGGCGGCCCGGCTTACTACATCCAGCACGGCCTCAAGCGCAAGAGCATGGCCATCGTGTTCTCGATCCTGCTGCTGGTCACCTACGGCTTCGCCTTTATCGGCCTGCAGTCGTACACCGTGACCCACTCGCTGCAGAACGCCTTTGACTTTGCCCCAAGCCAGACCGGTCTCGTGCTGGCCGTGCTGCTGGCCATCACCTTCATCGGCGGCATCAAGCGCATCGCCGCTGTGTCGGACCTGTTGGTACCGATCAAGACCCTGGCCTACATCGGCGTGACCCTGTACGTGATCGGCACCCAGATCGAACACGTGCCAGCCATGCTGGAAACCATCTTCAAGAGCGCCTTCGGCCTCGACCCGGCGTTCGGCGGCCTGCTCGGCAGCGCCATCGTCATGGGCGTGAAGCGTGGCGTGTTCGCCAACGAAGCGGGCCTGGGCAGTGCGCCGA
This window harbors:
- a CDS encoding alanine/glycine:cation symporter family protein; amino-acid sequence: MLEVLNDFLSGKLLIVLIVGLGSYFTIRSRFVQFRHFGHMFTVFKESLRGQAGQLSSFQALMLSLAGRVGAGNIAGVGIAVTLGGPGAVFWMWVTALVGMSSSFFECTLAQVYKRADGDGLYRGGPAYYIQHGLKRKSMAIVFSILLLVTYGFAFIGLQSYTVTHSLQNAFDFAPSQTGLVLAVLLAITFIGGIKRIAAVSDLLVPIKTLAYIGVTLYVIGTQIEHVPAMLETIFKSAFGLDPAFGGLLGSAIVMGVKRGVFANEAGLGSAPNVAAVAAVKHPGAQGVVQAFSVFLDTFVICTCTALLILLSGFYTPGFEGDGIVLTQNSLAAVVGDWGRVFVSVALSLFVFTCILYNYYLGENSLQFLTRNRVVLMVFRGLVLALVVWGSMQDLSTVFAFADITMTCLAFVNLVALALLFKVGLRVMRDYDDQRKAGIGQPVFDSAKFADLDLDRDAWPANPQVETGADKAAGQAQPQR